The sequence GCAGCAGCGGCCGCAGCCTCACAACCAGCATGCCCGGCACCAACCACAATAACATCATATACAGGAAACATCCGCTTTATTTAAGGGACAAAAGTACAAAGAGATTAGGAGAAAGGTTGTTCCACGTGGAACGGGGAAGAATTAGGATGTATTCAATAAAAGGCTTGGTTCCACGTGGAACATTATGCAAAGTACAGCGCCAGGTAATTGTCCTCCATTTTTCTCATCAATACTTCCTCTTTAGGGGATTTGTCCCCGTAATCGCAAAGGTGGAGTGCCCCATGGAAGATTACCCGGTGCAATTCCCTTTTGAAGGGCTCACCCAGGCTTTTTGCATTATCCCTTACCCGGTCGATACTGATATAGATTTCGCCAACTACTGGGGCGCCGGGGTCGGATAGTTCGAAAGTGATGATATCGGTATAATAATCGTGCTTCAGGTGGGTTTTATTGATGTTCAGCAGGTATTCGTCCGTACAGAAGATAAAATTCAGCTGGGCAAGCTTTTTCTTTTCTTTCCGGAATAAGGCCTGGAGAAAGGCTTTGCAGCCCGAACGGTTGGTAAAGGGGAAATCCTTGACCAGGTAATGAAACGTTATATTATTGGTGGTCTTTTCCATCATTTCCAAAATTCGTAAAACAATCCCAATGCAGCAGCATAGTTTTGAGGGTATTATGATGAAGCGCTTGTCGGATATAGGAGTTGGACATACAGTGGTGATTAAAAGTTTCGAGAACAACGATATTTTCCTGAAGTTGATGGAAATGGGTTGTGTACCCGGAGAACAGATCAGGGTGGAGCAGGTAGCGCCCCTCGGCGATCCCATTGCCATCACGGTGTCCGGCTACAACCTCAGCCTGCGGCTTGATGAAGCCCGGAATATTTTTGTAGAGGAAGTCCGCTAAGGGCTTTTTTTGTGCCTTCCCGAATGCTGCTTAATTTGAAGGATGAAAATTGGTTGCTATTTTGGATCCTTTAACCCTATTCATACGGGCCACTGTATCATTGCCAATCACATGGCTAACAGTACCGACCTGCAACAGGTTTGGCTGGTGATTTCGCCACAGAACCCCTTTAAGCCTTCTGCCGGACTGCTCAATGAGTACCACCGTTTGCACCTTGCGCAAACTGCCATAGAGGGGATTACCGCCCTTAAAGCCAGCAATATTGAATTCCATCTTCCCAAACCTTCCTATACCATTGATACGCTGACCTACCTGAAAGAGAAATTCCCCCAACATGAGTTTGCCGTGATCCTGGGTAGTGATGGCCTCCAGAACCTGCATAAATGGAAAAATGCCCAGGTACTGGTGGCGGAATATGACTTTTATGTGTACCCCCGCCCGGGTTTTCCGGTCCCGGCTGGCCTCTCCCCGCGCTTCCATATTGTGCAGGCACCCATGCTGGATATCTCGGCCACTGCCATCCGCGAAATGATCAGGACCGGAAAAGATATCCGTTTCCTGGTGCCGGACCCGGTAAAGGAAGAAATCGAAAAAAATGGGTACTATCGGTAGCAGGGGTCATAAAATATCAGGTAAGTCTTAATAATCAATAACTTATGATGTATTTAAAGCGGGTGATCCTGGGCATGTTTAGCTTCTTCCTGGCTGTTTGTTCCCTGGCGCAAACCACGGACAAAAAACTCGAAAAGGCGGTTTTGGAAACTATAACTGGATTTCATGGCCAAATCGGCATTTTTATCAAACACCTGCCCAGTGGCAAAACGGTGGCTATCAGGGCCGATTCCATCTTCCCTACGGCGAGCATGGTCAAAATCCCGATCCTCATCGGAATCATGGATAAAATCCGGAAAGGGGAACTCGGGTATCACCAGGACCTTATCTATAGCGACTCCCTCCTGTATGAAGGGGAGGATATCCTCGGTTCTTTTAAAAACGGGGAAAAAATCGGCCTGGCCAAAGTGATGATGCTGATGCTGACCACCAGCGACAATACCGCCAGCCTCTGGCTGCAATCCCTGGCCGGCACGGGTACCCGGATCAACCAGCTCATGGATAGCCTCGGGTATAAAAATACCCGGGTGAACTCGCGCACGCCCGGAAGGGAAGCATTTCGCCTGGTATATGGCTGGGGACAAACCTCCCCGCGCGAAATGGTGTCCCTGCTGGAACAGGTCTACCGGCGCCAGTTGATCGATTCCGCAGCTTCTGACAGGATGTTGCGCTGCCTGGGCCGGAATTACTGGGACGAAGAAGCCATTTCCCAGCTGCCCCCGGAAATTTTTGTGGCTTCCAAAAATGGCGCTGTTGACGCCTCAAGAAGTGAAACCATGCTGGTGATGGCGCCCCATGGCCCTTATATTTTTTCCATTATTACAAAAAACCAGCAAGACACCCGGTGGGACAGCAACAACGAGGGCTGGGTGGCCGCCCGTAAATTGTCCAGGCTGCTCTGGACCTATTTTGAACCGAATTATCCCTACCAGCCGGTATTGGGACTGGATGGCCGTCCGGGTATGAAATGAAACGTCTAAGTATGTGTTGGCAGGGAAATACCACGCAGGTTTTTATAGAGCTCCATCGCATAGGAATCTGTCATCCCCGAAATGAAATCCAGTACCGCCAATGCTTTTTCATAGGGGGTATCATTTTCGCCCCGGAATTGCTGGGGCAATAATTTCAGGACCTTTTTTTCCCGGTGGGTCGGTGACTTCCGCAGGATGGCCGGTATGAATGA comes from Flavihumibacter fluvii and encodes:
- a CDS encoding serine hydrolase, yielding MMYLKRVILGMFSFFLAVCSLAQTTDKKLEKAVLETITGFHGQIGIFIKHLPSGKTVAIRADSIFPTASMVKIPILIGIMDKIRKGELGYHQDLIYSDSLLYEGEDILGSFKNGEKIGLAKVMMLMLTTSDNTASLWLQSLAGTGTRINQLMDSLGYKNTRVNSRTPGREAFRLVYGWGQTSPREMVSLLEQVYRRQLIDSAASDRMLRCLGRNYWDEEAISQLPPEIFVASKNGAVDASRSETMLVMAPHGPYIFSIITKNQQDTRWDSNNEGWVAARKLSRLLWTYFEPNYPYQPVLGLDGRPGMK
- the ybeY gene encoding rRNA maturation RNase YbeY, whose translation is MMEKTTNNITFHYLVKDFPFTNRSGCKAFLQALFRKEKKKLAQLNFIFCTDEYLLNINKTHLKHDYYTDIITFELSDPGAPVVGEIYISIDRVRDNAKSLGEPFKRELHRVIFHGALHLCDYGDKSPKEEVLMRKMEDNYLALYFA
- the nadD gene encoding nicotinate (nicotinamide) nucleotide adenylyltransferase; translation: MKIGCYFGSFNPIHTGHCIIANHMANSTDLQQVWLVISPQNPFKPSAGLLNEYHRLHLAQTAIEGITALKASNIEFHLPKPSYTIDTLTYLKEKFPQHEFAVILGSDGLQNLHKWKNAQVLVAEYDFYVYPRPGFPVPAGLSPRFHIVQAPMLDISATAIREMIRTGKDIRFLVPDPVKEEIEKNGYYR
- a CDS encoding FeoA family protein, with the translated sequence MQQHSFEGIMMKRLSDIGVGHTVVIKSFENNDIFLKLMEMGCVPGEQIRVEQVAPLGDPIAITVSGYNLSLRLDEARNIFVEEVR